A stretch of DNA from Brevibacillus ruminantium:
CTTTCATCCAGATTGAAGCGGGGGTGGTGAAGCGGATAGACGCAGCCAGTCTGATCGTTTCGACAGCCTAGCTGGAAAAAGGCTGCCGGGGCCTGTTCCGCAAAGAAGGCAAAATCCTCGACGCCCATACTGGCTGCCTCCAGTACCGATACATGCTCCTTCCCCAACAGCTCTTCTCCGCACTGCTTTACCAAATCCACCATCCGGTTGTCGTTGATCAGAGCCGTATACCCTTCCTCCAGCGAAACAATCGCTTCTCCGCCCAGACTTCGGGCAGTTAGCTCGGCTACCTCCCGCACACGTTCTTTGACCAGGGTACGGGTGTGCCTGTTCATTGTGCGGATCGTCCCCGTCAGCTTTACTTCACGGGCCAGGATATTGCCTTGTGTCCCTCCCTGGATGACACCCAGGGTGACGACGGCTGCTTCCCGCGGATCAACATTGCGGCTGACGATGGTCTGCAAAGCGGTGATGACATGCGCTGCGATCACGATCGCATCCCGCCCTTTATGAGGATAAGCACCGTGGCCATTTTCCCCTTTCACGAGGATATTCAGCGTATCGGATGCTGCATTCACCTGCCCGTACTTTACCGCAATCTGCCCTGCCGGCAGCTCTGGAGCCACATGCAGCCCGAATACGGCATCGACACGCGGATTTTCCATCACTCCTGCTTCGATCATTGGAACAGCTCCGCCAACCGTCTCCTCAGCGGGCTGGAAAAACAGCTTGATTACCCCGGAAATTTTCGCTCTTTGCTCCTGCAGCAGCTTGGCGGCGCCGAGCAGCACCGTGGTGTGGGCATCATGTCCGCAGGCGTGCATTTTTCCCGGAACCTTGGAGCGATATGGTACGTCGTTTTCCTCTTCGATAGGAAGCGCGTCGATGTCTCCCCGCAAAGCAACCACCGCTCCCGGCCTGTGGCCTTCGATCAGGCCGACCACGCCTGTGCCCGCCACCACCTGATAAGGAATGTCCATCTCCTCCAGGTAGTGGATGATTTGATCTCGCGTCCGAAATTCCTCCATGCCAAACTCCGGGTATTGATGAAAATCCCGCCGTACTTCGGTCACCCACGGCAAAATCGCCTGCGCCTGCTTCCAAATCGCCTGAGGATCGATCTTCATCGTGTCAGACCCTCCTCGATTACCAGCTTGCAAGCATCCGCATCCAACCGGGCATGAACGCCGAACGGCAGCGCGATATTGCATTTCCCATGGCCAGACTGTACGTTCCAAATCATCGGTTTTTGATACGGGACCACGATATTCATAAAGACATCGAGCACAGAGAATCCTTCCTTTTTCGGGACGCAGTTTTCCCAGGTGCCAAGGATGATCCCCGCGCATTCCTCAAATGCACCGGAGAGGGCGAGCTGCATCAGCATGCGATCAATCCGGTATGGCTCTTCGTCAACGTCCTCCAGAAACAGCAGCCTGCCCCGCGTATCCAACTGATAAGGGGTCCCAGCCAGCGCAGCCACCAGTGAGAGATTGCCGCCGACGATGGGACCGCAGGCCTCGCCGCCGACCAGACAGGTGATCTGCTCTCCCTCCGGGTTGATGATCTCCCCCAGCGGATCAGAGGACGTCATCGCCCGCAGCAGGTAATCGCGAGACCACGGGTCCAGTTCACTGGCAATCCCTGAAGAGGCCATCGGGCCATGCAGGGTGGCCAGCCCCGCTTCCTGCATAAAAACGGTATGCAGTGCCGTGATGTCGCTGTACCCGATGAACAGCTTGGGATTAGCCGCGATACAGTCATAATCCAGCAGCGTCAGGAGCTGCGGTGTTCCGTATCCCCCGCGAAGACAGAGGATCGCGTCTACCTCTGGATCGGCAAACATCCTGTTGATTTCTTCTGCTCGAAGGTGCGGATGTCCAGCCAAGTAACCGCCAAACGACTGCCCGCAGCTTTCTCCCGTTTTGACCCGGAAGCCCAGTGCCTCCAGATCAGACTGCGCTTTTGCCAAAATCTCCGGTGTGGTTGGGCTTGACGGCGCTGTCAGTCCAATCATGTCACCGACGCGGAGAGCTCTTCCTTTTTTCATCGCGATTTGCTCCTCTCAGTGCTTCTAGCCTTCTTCTCTTTACTCTTTATACGCCCATTTAAAGTCAATCTTGCTCAGCGGGTCAACCCGAACCCCCTTTACTTTTTCACTTTGCACCCAAGCGTTGACGTCGCTGAAAATCCCCGTCAACGGCATCTCTTCCATCAAAAGCGTCTCGGCCTCCAGCAGGGTTTGCTTCCGTTTCTGGTCATCTCCCTCCCTATACGATTTTTTGATCAAATCCGTATAGGTCGGATTGTGCCAGCGGGTGATATTGCTGGAGCTGTATTTCTCGATAAATTTTTGCAAGAAGTTGACAGGATCATTGTAGTCGGCAGTCCAGCTTGAACGGGTTATCACAAAGTTCCCCTGCTCCTGATCGTCCAGGTACACCTTGGTCTCTTTGTTGATCAGCTTTACATCCACGCCCAGCTCTTTTTTCCAGACCGCCTGCAGGGCTTCAGCAATCGCTTTGTTGCGATCAGAGGTATTGTACAGATACGAGATCTCCGGCAGCTTGGTCATGCCCAGCTCCTTCATGCCTTCTGCCAGCAGCTTGCGTGCCTCTTCCGGCTGGTTGTCGGCGAAAAAGCCCTCCGGTTTGAGCGACGCCGTGATCGGGGTGATGCCCATAAGCGGCGTTTGGCCGGCCTGACCGATGTTGTCGGCGATCTCCTTGCGATTGATTGCGTAGGCAAAAGCTTTGCGTACCTTGACATTGGTAAATGGCGGCTTCTCTGCATTAAACCGGATATAGTAAGAAGTCGCTTTTGGCTTGGTGACCAGCTTCCCCTCCTGGTGCAGCGGGCCAACTGCATCGACAGGCAAACCGCTGATCGGCCCGCCTGCCCAGTCCAGATCGCCGTTTTGGAACATGGCCAGCTCCGTATTGGCATCTTCAATCATGGAAAATTCAATGCGCTCCAGTTTGACGACGTCTGCCTCCCAATACTGGTCATTCTTGACAAGAGTCAGCTTGTTTTTATGTTCCCAAGTCTCCAGCTTGAACGGCCCATTGCCGACCAGGGTTTTCGAGTCTTTGGCCCAGTCCGGATTGGACTCCACCACTTTCTTGTTGATCGGCATGAGGAACGAAACCAGCGTCGGGAAAAAGGGCATCGGGTGTTCCAGGATTATCTCCAGGGTCTTGTCATCCAGCGCCTTCACCCCAATATCATCGCGCTGCGCTTGTCCAGCCGTAAAGGCCTGTGCGTTTTTCAGGCTGTAAAACTGGTACGCGGCCTGTGAGCCTGTTTTCGGGTCCAAGGCGTGCTTCCAAGCGAATTCAAAATCATGGGCTGTGACCGGATCGCCGTTGCTCCACAAGGCATCCCGCAACGTAAAGGTATACGTCGTCTTGTCGTCCGATACCTTCATATCGGACGCGATGGAATTGAGCGGATTTCCGTTTTCGTCCAGCCGCGTCAAGCCATCAAAGATCGCACGGATGACAGCCCCGGAGACCGTATCCTCTGCAAACGTCGGATCAAGCGTAGCGGGCTCCTCCATATTCATTCTGAGCACTTTCGCTTCTGCCTTGCCTGTTTCCTTAGCTGGTGTCGAAGCAGACTGCGGCGTTTCTGTAGTTTTCGGTGCTGGTGTGACAGCCGGAGAGGAGCTGCTGCCAGAACACCCGCTCATGATCATTGCTGTTGCCACCAAAGTGCCGAGTAGGAACGAAAAATACCGTTTCATGCTAGTCATCCTCCTGTTCTATTACTTTTCGTAATATTCCAAATATTATACTAAGAGCACTCACGCGTTCTTTGCTAAATTCTATGCAAGCTTTTGTACAATAAAGCAAAAAAGCGAGCAAAAATCGTATTCCATTTTGCCTGAAACGATTCGAGGGTGAATAGCAAATTTGCGCTGTTTTCTGCTTGCGCTTGGCTGGCTGGTTTCGTAAGCAGGGCTGGCTTGCTTTTGCTTATGCGGACTGCACTTATGTATATCCTTTGCCAAAACTCCTTTTCCCACACCTGATTCTCCCAACAAGATTACTGAGGAATTTAGCTTAAAACAGCTTGTCTGCCATCACGGCAACCTGGCGCATGCTTGGACTGCTGTACACCAGGTTCGTTTCGCTGACACACGGTTGCGCTAACCTAATAAGTTTTTCGATCAGGGTCCTACCAGCATATATCTGTTCGTCGGCCGTCCCACACCGCCGTATGCGATCTCTCTATTTACTCGCCTGGTCTTTTCGAGATACTCCAGATAGCGCCGGGCTGTGACACGGGCGATCCCGACCCGCTCGGCCACTTCCTCTGCCGAGAGCGGCATTGTCTCCGCGCTCAACTGGCGGACGATCTGCTCCAGCGTATGCAAGTGCAGCCCTTTAGGCAGAAATTCTTCTTTGGAAATGGTCCGAGCATTCCCCTTTCCCTCACCAGTCCCGCCAAACGTGTTGGTACTGTCCATGCTTGTTCGGAACAACCATTGATCAACTTCCTCCTGGGAGACGGTCCCCTCTGTTTCCAGTTGTTTGCGGAAGGAGCGATAGCTCTCCAGGGACTGCTTGATTCTTTCAAAGGTAAACGGTTTAATGATGTAGTCGATGACACCGCTCCTCAGCATGTTTTGAATGGTCGGCTTGTCTTTTGCAGCCGTGATCACAATCACGTCTACTTCCTGATTGGTCGCACGCAGCTTTTGCAAGGTCTGTGCTCCATCCTGTACAGGCATGAAAACATCCATGATGACCAGCTCCGGTTTCAGCTCCTGGACAACCTGGATGCCCTCAGCACCGTTCGAGGCCACGCCCACCACTTGAAACGAGGATACCCGCTCGATGAACTGGCGATTGACCTCTTGAACCATCGGATCATCCTCGATCACCACGACGCGAAATGATGTTTGAACATTCAACCCCAACTACACCTCCTTCATCGGGAACGTAATCAGAAAGCTTGTCCCTTGACCGTATTGAGACTGACAACTCAATTCCCCTCTCCCCTTTTTCACCAACTGATTGACCAGATACAAGCCCAGGCCCTGGTGTTCCATCTGTTTGGTCGAAAAGCCCCTCTCCAGCATCCGCTGCTGAACTTCCGGCTCCATCCCCAGTCCGTTGTCTTCCACCAGCAGTGAGCAGATCTCCTCATCTTGCGCGATGCTGATAAAGACCTCTTTGTCTTCACGATTCGTCTGCTCTAATACATCAAAGGAATTTTCGATCAGATTTCCCAAAATCAAGACAAAATTATGATGATCCAGATAAGGCGGAAAGCTTTCCAAATGACTTCTCCGGTCGATCACGACGCGAATCCCAAGCTCTTTGCCCCTGCTTACTTTTCCCATCAGCAGACCGGTTACACTGTCATCGGAAATACGGGCTGCCAAAAAGGATGTCAGCTCTTCCTGCTGAACCTGGATGTCAAACAGATAGTCCAGCGCTTTTTCCGGTTGATTCAACTGGATCAGGCCAGCAATCGTATGCAGCTTGTTCATGTGCTCGTGGTTTTGCACGCGCAGAGCATCGACGAATTCTTTCACCCCTGTCAGTTCCTCTGCCATGCGGGCCACTTCGGTTCGATCCTGAAAAATGGCAATCGCTCCTACCAGCTTTCCGTCCACTTTGATCATGAAGCGGTTGGACCAAAGCAGTGCGTTCCCGACATGCAGCTCGTGATCAAAGAAGTTCTGTCTTTTTTCCAGCACTTCCGGCAGGGCGGAATCGCGGATCACTTTGCGAATCGGTTTGCCCAGCACATCCCCCTCGATGTGGAAAATCTGCTTGGCTTTATCATTGCAAATCGTTATCCGCTCCTGGTTGTCAATCGCGATCACACCTTCGCGCATGGCGTGAAAGGTGGCGGTTCGCTCAACCAGTATACGGGCAATTTCTTCCGGTTCCAGATTAAGCATCTGCTTTTTGATGTGACGAGCCAGCAGGTAAGAACCCCAGATGCCAAAAAACAGTGAAAGGAGAAATGTAATCGCGATATTTTCACGTTGATTGTTGACAATCTCCCAGAAACTGGGCAATACATGCCCGGCCACAATCACCCCCACCTGCTGATGCTGCTCGTTCATGAGCGGTACATATGCACGCAGGGCGGTTCCCATCTCTCCGCGGAGTTTGCGCAGATAGCTGTGTTCGGCGAAAGCGGCTTCCACATGCTTGTCTTCAAAAACAGTGCCAATGCGGGCTTCTATCGGGTCAGAATAGCGAATCCGCTCCATGTTGAGCACCACAATATAAGTGACGTCATTGACGATGCGAATCCGGCGTGCCGTGGGAGCAATCACCTTCCACCCGTCCGGCTCCTGAATGCTTTTCTGGATGATCTGGATTTCAGCAACTGTTCTGGCAGTGGTCATCAGTCTTTGACTCAGTTCATCTTCTGTCATGCGCATAATGCTGCCGAGAAGGATAATGCCGCCGATCAACAGAGAAAACAGGACGATCCCCACTGACAGCAGCATGATCTTTCCTTTGATTTTGAGTCGTTTTATCAGAGAAGCTCTTCCTTTCTCCGTAGTTTTCCTGTTACCATTATAACGTACTTATGGATCGAAGCTTCCGGAAACGACAGAAATTTTTAAAGATTCCTGGCAACAATTACGTAAGCAGGTGTTCGCGATGAGATCTTTTATCAGTATTACACTTATCGTCTTCCTCGGGTTTATCAGTGCGATTCTGATTGGGTTTCGGGCTGATCTTCCGTTTTCTCCCCTGGACTATGACGAGGAACAGGAAGGATTGCAAGAACGTATCATCATTAAATTCAGTCACGTCGTGGCGGAGAATACACCAAAGGGGCTGGCCGTAGAACGCTTTTCCCGACTGGTCAAGGAAAAGTCCAACGGTCATATCGAAGTGCAGGTCTTTCCCAACGGCATTCTCTACTCCGATATCACAGAAGGCGCCGCTCTGCGAAACGGCGACATCCAGATGATTGCTCCGGCTTTCTCCAACTTGGCTGACCAGATACCGCAGTGGTCTGTCCTCGATCTGCCTTTTGTCTTCCGCAACCAGGAAGATGTACAGGAGGCGTTTGAAGGCGAAATTGGCCGGCTGTTATTTGAGAGTCTGGAGCCCTATGACATGAAGGGCATCGCATTTTGGAGCAACGGTTTCAAGCAGATGACGAGCAATTATCCGATTCGCCTGCCGGAGGATTTTGTCGGCCAGCGCTTTCGGATTATTCAAAGCAAAGTGCTGGAAGCCCAGTTTCAGGCGATGGGAGCGAAAGCCTATGGGGCTCCTTTTATCGATGTCTATCAGAAGCTGGCCAATAGCCAGGTAGACGGCCAGGAAAACACGATCTCCAATATCTTTACCCGCAAGCTGTATCAGGTGCAGCACTATTTGACCCTGAGCAACCACGGCTATCTCGGCTATGTAGTGATCATGAACCGACGCTTTTGGGAAAAGCTCTCTCCCGGTACACAAGCGATCATCCGGGAGGCCATGGAGGAAACGACCGCTTATAGCAATCAGCTAGCGCGGGCCATCAACGAGCAGCAGTGGGATGAACTGCAAAAGATGGGTCTGGAAATTCATGAGCTAACGCCGGAGGAAAAGGTTGCCTGGGAAGAGGCAATGAAGCCGGTATACGAAAAGTTTGCTCCCGTGATTGGTCCCGCTCTGATGAATGAAATTGAAATACTGCATGCACGGTAAGAAAAGGCGTCCTTCGTGAAAACGGGTGGGGCGCCTTTTTGATGCAGTTTTTTTGAAATGCAAAATGGATATTGAATGATCTGCCATCCTTTTATAAAGTAATTCTATAACGCTCTACCAAGGTAACGTATTAGCAAATGAAAATTAGGGCGAGTCGGGAGGAATTATTCATCCATGAAAAAAATCGCAGTCATTGGCAGCAGTGGGGAAAGTAGAGAAGGATATGGCGATGTGAGTCTCTGAAGGAAAAATTTGATGCTTTCCCGAACAAACAAAGGAGCGACCAAACAAGGAGGGAATCAAAAGGGAATGATCGGATTTGCCCTCTTTTTCGGCTTAATTGTCCTCGTATCTCTCGTTATCGAAACCTGTTATGTAAGATGCTCACATTACCGGATACGCTCGCCATTCAAGAAACCGCTCAAAATCGTTCAGTTGTCCGACATTCATGGGCGCACTCGTTTTCTCAATGGTTCGATCAGTAGAATGGCCAATTTGCTCAGACCTGATATCGTGATCATCACAGGCGATTTGACAACTTCACTGAAACAAACGACTCGAGTTTTGGAAGAACTTCAAAAAATTCAATGCAAGCAGATTGTATTCGTTCCAGGCAATTACGAACGCGAGACGAAAACAGGTTTCCAAAAGCGTCTTTATAACGTAGATGAATACCACGCTCTTTTGACGAATTTACGTGAACAGGATATCACCGTTTTAGAAAACAGCTTTCTCACAATTCCTGTCGATGGCCAACAATTGTTCCTATACGGTTTTGACAACTCCATCTACGGAAATGAACGGCTAAACGCCACGTCGGCTGATTGGGAGGAATCGGTCTTTCTGATCGCCCTCGCCCATTCTCCCAACATCATTCATTTTCTTGCAGAACACAACTTTCCTTATGATCTGTTGCTTACTGGTCATACCCACGGAGGGCAGATCCGTTTTTTTGGCCGAACCTTTGGGGAGTACAAACATTTTCATACGGGGTTGAAGGTGATGGAGGAGAACAGGCATTTTTACATTCATCGGGGACTCGGGACGGTGAAGCTTCCCGTCCGCATCGCCTGCCCTCCAGAGATCGCCGTATTTCATCTCAATGAGTAGGGGGCGTTCCTGTACAGTGAGTAGTGAGTGGGAGGTAAAGCTGGCGGCGGAATTTCCAAAGGATATTCACGGTTATGTAGAAAGGAAAGATTCACTGGTAAAGGCTTTGAGCATAAAGCAACTGCGTTGATACTCCTCTCGGAAGGCCGGTCGGTAGCGTTTTTTAAAAAGCACGGTGTCTCTCTTATCCTCCAGTACTTTTCCGTGGGGATAGGAGTGACACCGTCTTCTAATGGCTTAACATTTTTATTAATAACTGACCTTAGCCTATCGTATCATCATCAGAAGAGTCCTCTTCGAGAGGATTTATCCCTTCACGAATTTTTTCAATGATTTCTTCAGGATTATACTTAGTACCGGGTGTAGCGTCGAGTAATCGAGCAGCACGCTGTTCAAGCCATACACTTTCATCCCCGTCAGAGTTAACTGCCACAAATATATAGCCGCCTGCATAATCAAAATATTTCAAGCGAACGTCTTCCCCGAGATCATTCACAATCTTTTGGTACATTTCATACAATTCCGGGCCTGTTTTTTCGCGTCCTGCTCCCCTCGACTCAGTGTCAGTCGCTAAAACAATACCTTTAACCTGCTTGCCATCCATGATAAACCATAGCTTTTCATCAGAAGGTATCAATAGCTCCGTCAAGCGTGAACCCTGAAATGACAGAATTTCTTCGGTATCAGGCAAATCAGAACCGTCAATAGAGAAGTCAGATAAAACGAAATCTGTTGCTTCCGATAACGTTTTATTTTGATTGACGGTTTCAAATTTTTTATAAGCATTCAACGCTTCAATATTTCCTTTATTCATTGCTCCAACACCTGAAATTATAAAAACTCCAGCAATAATTGTTATACCCCAAATGAACAAACCAGATTTTTTCATATTCTCCCTCCTCGATTCTCTTTTTTCAAATCCATATAACGAATGTGTCCATTCTTGTCTGGAGCTATATACAAAATCATCATAGGGCATTGTAAATAACTACTACAAAAAAAAGCTTACTCCTCTTCACCAGGAAGAAGAAATAAGCCTTTTCTTCTGAACATTATTTCATAGCTTCAGCAGAGAAAAACGCACATCCAACGCACATCGTTTGGACTATCGTCAATCCCCTGGCTTTTTACACCTGCAGCAACAGCAAAATAATCGAGGTCAAGCTGAAGCATACACTGATCAGGCAAAGAAACGCCACGACCTGCTTTTGGTTCATCCCCGTCCGCAACAGACGATAATGGGCTTGACTGGCATCTGCCTGGTAAATCGGTTTGCCCTGCATAAAGCGCTTGGCGACAACAAACAGATTGTCGAAAATGGGTACGCCCAGCGCGAGGATCGGGATGAACAGCGAGAGAATCGTCGCCTGCTTGAACGCACCGTCGAGCGCAATCACCGCCAAAATGAATCCGAGAAACGTCGCTCCCGCATCGCCCATAAAAATTTTGGCCGGCGGCTTGTTATACCTCAGATAAGCGACCGCCACCCCGACAAGAATAATCGCCATGATCGCCGAAGTACTCTGCCCTTTTGCCAGCGCGACAATAAAGAGGGTTCCGGCTGAAATAGCCGAGAGTCCTCCTGCCAGTCCATCCATGCCATCCGAAAAGTTGATCACCGTCGTCACGCCGAAAATCCAGAGAATCGTCAGAATAAACTGTAACCAAACAGGGAGCAGCACGTATTCACCACTAAGCGGGTTGTAAAATCCTGTAAAGGCAATGCCAGAAGCGTACACCAGCACTGCCGCGGATAATTGCACGATCGTTTTGGGCAGTGCGGAGAAGTCTTTCCCCTGCGTTTTGTACCAGTCATCAATCGTTCCGATAATCAGCAACAAAAGTCCGCCTACCAGGACGGAGATGAGCTGAACCGGGGTCTCATTTGAAAACAGGATATAAGGTACCGCAAATCCGGCATAAATGGCATAGCTGGCGGTAAGCGGAATCGGCTCCCGATGTATTTTACGCTCCACGTCTTTGCGAGGCTTGTCCACAAAATCAAGGCGAAATGCCAGTCTCCCTAATGGGGGGATCAGCAGGAAAACAATGAGAAACGAGATCAAAAAAGAAAGGATATAGAAAATCGTCACCATCTCCTATAACGAGGGGCTGTCCCCTGCCTATTACCT
This window harbors:
- a CDS encoding M20 metallopeptidase family protein, yielding MKIDPQAIWKQAQAILPWVTEVRRDFHQYPEFGMEEFRTRDQIIHYLEEMDIPYQVVAGTGVVGLIEGHRPGAVVALRGDIDALPIEEENDVPYRSKVPGKMHACGHDAHTTVLLGAAKLLQEQRAKISGVIKLFFQPAEETVGGAVPMIEAGVMENPRVDAVFGLHVAPELPAGQIAVKYGQVNAASDTLNILVKGENGHGAYPHKGRDAIVIAAHVITALQTIVSRNVDPREAAVVTLGVIQGGTQGNILAREVKLTGTIRTMNRHTRTLVKERVREVAELTARSLGGEAIVSLEEGYTALINDNRMVDLVKQCGEELLGKEHVSVLEAASMGVEDFAFFAEQAPAAFFQLGCRNDQTGCVYPLHHPRFNLDESCLAVGVAMQVYNALSFLQAQAEASLLESNPV
- a CDS encoding S66 peptidase family protein, which encodes MKKGRALRVGDMIGLTAPSSPTTPEILAKAQSDLEALGFRVKTGESCGQSFGGYLAGHPHLRAEEINRMFADPEVDAILCLRGGYGTPQLLTLLDYDCIAANPKLFIGYSDITALHTVFMQEAGLATLHGPMASSGIASELDPWSRDYLLRAMTSSDPLGEIINPEGEQITCLVGGEACGPIVGGNLSLVAALAGTPYQLDTRGRLLFLEDVDEEPYRIDRMLMQLALSGAFEECAGIILGTWENCVPKKEGFSVLDVFMNIVVPYQKPMIWNVQSGHGKCNIALPFGVHARLDADACKLVIEEGLTR
- a CDS encoding peptide ABC transporter substrate-binding protein; the encoded protein is MKRYFSFLLGTLVATAMIMSGCSGSSSSPAVTPAPKTTETPQSASTPAKETGKAEAKVLRMNMEEPATLDPTFAEDTVSGAVIRAIFDGLTRLDENGNPLNSIASDMKVSDDKTTYTFTLRDALWSNGDPVTAHDFEFAWKHALDPKTGSQAAYQFYSLKNAQAFTAGQAQRDDIGVKALDDKTLEIILEHPMPFFPTLVSFLMPINKKVVESNPDWAKDSKTLVGNGPFKLETWEHKNKLTLVKNDQYWEADVVKLERIEFSMIEDANTELAMFQNGDLDWAGGPISGLPVDAVGPLHQEGKLVTKPKATSYYIRFNAEKPPFTNVKVRKAFAYAINRKEIADNIGQAGQTPLMGITPITASLKPEGFFADNQPEEARKLLAEGMKELGMTKLPEISYLYNTSDRNKAIAEALQAVWKKELGVDVKLINKETKVYLDDQEQGNFVITRSSWTADYNDPVNFLQKFIEKYSSSNITRWHNPTYTDLIKKSYREGDDQKRKQTLLEAETLLMEEMPLTGIFSDVNAWVQSEKVKGVRVDPLSKIDFKWAYKE
- a CDS encoding response regulator; protein product: MVQEVNRQFIERVSSFQVVGVASNGAEGIQVVQELKPELVIMDVFMPVQDGAQTLQKLRATNQEVDVIVITAAKDKPTIQNMLRSGVIDYIIKPFTFERIKQSLESYRSFRKQLETEGTVSQEEVDQWLFRTSMDSTNTFGGTGEGKGNARTISKEEFLPKGLHLHTLEQIVRQLSAETMPLSAEEVAERVGIARVTARRYLEYLEKTRRVNREIAYGGVGRPTNRYMLVGP
- a CDS encoding ATP-binding protein, with product MLLSVGIVLFSLLIGGIILLGSIMRMTEDELSQRLMTTARTVAEIQIIQKSIQEPDGWKVIAPTARRIRIVNDVTYIVVLNMERIRYSDPIEARIGTVFEDKHVEAAFAEHSYLRKLRGEMGTALRAYVPLMNEQHQQVGVIVAGHVLPSFWEIVNNQRENIAITFLLSLFFGIWGSYLLARHIKKQMLNLEPEEIARILVERTATFHAMREGVIAIDNQERITICNDKAKQIFHIEGDVLGKPIRKVIRDSALPEVLEKRQNFFDHELHVGNALLWSNRFMIKVDGKLVGAIAIFQDRTEVARMAEELTGVKEFVDALRVQNHEHMNKLHTIAGLIQLNQPEKALDYLFDIQVQQEELTSFLAARISDDSVTGLLMGKVSRGKELGIRVVIDRRSHLESFPPYLDHHNFVLILGNLIENSFDVLEQTNREDKEVFISIAQDEEICSLLVEDNGLGMEPEVQQRMLERGFSTKQMEHQGLGLYLVNQLVKKGRGELSCQSQYGQGTSFLITFPMKEV
- a CDS encoding DctP family TRAP transporter solute-binding subunit, giving the protein MRSFISITLIVFLGFISAILIGFRADLPFSPLDYDEEQEGLQERIIIKFSHVVAENTPKGLAVERFSRLVKEKSNGHIEVQVFPNGILYSDITEGAALRNGDIQMIAPAFSNLADQIPQWSVLDLPFVFRNQEDVQEAFEGEIGRLLFESLEPYDMKGIAFWSNGFKQMTSNYPIRLPEDFVGQRFRIIQSKVLEAQFQAMGAKAYGAPFIDVYQKLANSQVDGQENTISNIFTRKLYQVQHYLTLSNHGYLGYVVIMNRRFWEKLSPGTQAIIREAMEETTAYSNQLARAINEQQWDELQKMGLEIHELTPEEKVAWEEAMKPVYEKFAPVIGPALMNEIEILHAR
- a CDS encoding metallophosphoesterase, which encodes MLSRTNKGATKQGGNQKGMIGFALFFGLIVLVSLVIETCYVRCSHYRIRSPFKKPLKIVQLSDIHGRTRFLNGSISRMANLLRPDIVIITGDLTTSLKQTTRVLEELQKIQCKQIVFVPGNYERETKTGFQKRLYNVDEYHALLTNLREQDITVLENSFLTIPVDGQQLFLYGFDNSIYGNERLNATSADWEESVFLIALAHSPNIIHFLAEHNFPYDLLLTGHTHGGQIRFFGRTFGEYKHFHTGLKVMEENRHFYIHRGLGTVKLPVRIACPPEIAVFHLNE
- a CDS encoding MraY family glycosyltransferase translates to MVTIFYILSFLISFLIVFLLIPPLGRLAFRLDFVDKPRKDVERKIHREPIPLTASYAIYAGFAVPYILFSNETPVQLISVLVGGLLLLIIGTIDDWYKTQGKDFSALPKTIVQLSAAVLVYASGIAFTGFYNPLSGEYVLLPVWLQFILTILWIFGVTTVINFSDGMDGLAGGLSAISAGTLFIVALAKGQSTSAIMAIILVGVAVAYLRYNKPPAKIFMGDAGATFLGFILAVIALDGAFKQATILSLFIPILALGVPIFDNLFVVAKRFMQGKPIYQADASQAHYRLLRTGMNQKQVVAFLCLISVCFSLTSIILLLLQV